AGAAAGTTTGACCTATTTGGAGATGTAAGACTATGCTACTATACTGCAACATGTGTGACTAAAGCCAATCCTTGGCACTCACATAAAAATCCATTTTTCCACAATGTCAGTAAACTGACAAATGTTTGTTACAAATTAATGAGATGCTCACAATGCTTGTTTGACCCAAGAATTTTAGCAATACTGATCTAAAAGTGAGAATAAAAGCGTCTGTGTTTCGCAGCCAAAGACTCTGAAGCCGAAGAAGGTGCTCTTCAAGCAGAACTACATGACCTCTGTGCtggcagtgagacagaaaggcTGGGTGGTTTTCTTCATTGGGACAGGAGATGGGCAGCTCATTAAGGTGTGTATAAACCGTTGATTGATATGCAATCCATTTACtattgaaaaaaatcagataaTCAATCATTCAACAAAATTTTGCTCTGCTTATTAAATAAAGTAACTTTAAATAAGAAATACAGAGATGTGAAAAAGTGATTTAATCATGTCAGTGAGTCACCCCAGAGTGAAAAGGTAAAAAACACGCAATGGGATAACTAAGAGGCCTTACATGCAGCTCTATATCAGAATGAAGTCAGACTGTTTTGTGAGCTGAAGGGGCGAATTACAGTTACAGCAGTGGAGTGACAAAAGTTTTATCTTTAACTTTTATAGTATAAagtcacatatatatatagtcatAGTCAAACGATATATTTTAGCAGCaagtttagtttcattttaatgccGGCTGTGGTAGCGACTTGATCTCTGAGAAATGCAAAACATGAGAAATGTTACAGAGTGACCACAGTATTTTTTCTGTGGCAGGAAATAGCTGTTGAGATGTGATTAGATATGCATCCTTTTTTGTTGACGTTTCATATTCGAGGGTTAGTGGTAGATGGAggtgttattttaatttttcatcaacCAGCAAAATCTTCTTATACGCAGGAATTCATTTCaagagatacaagatacaagataggtttatttgtcacacacacaatcatacatggtacaatgtacagtgaaattcttttcaCTGCACAATTCAGAGGTTgcaaaaagctaaaaataaatttttggaaaaaattttgaaaattcCTTCTGTCCAGGTTGGCTTCGCCTTGCAGTTTataacaaaacacagcagctcagtctCTGAAATATAACAAAGCTGCATTCTTGTTGTCAGCTTGCTGTGGACAAGAACTATCACACCACCTGTCCCATGGTACTCTACAGGGCCAATGACGACCGCCGAGTGTTTCCCAAAATACACCTGGATCAAGTGGATCGTAAATATGTTTATGTGCCGTTTCAGAACCAGGTAGATGCATTGTAGATGTAAAAACTATACATGAGGATTACAACATTTTGTAAGCTATACACTTAAAAATGTTCCTGTTGGTGCTTTGTTCTAGATGAAGCGAGTGCCTGTGTCAAAGTGCAGCACATATACAAATGTGCAGCACTGTTGGTCTGCACAGGATCCATACTGTGTGTGGTGCAGCTCTACAAGAAGGTCAGGAACAGAACATCTGCAGTATAGACACCTTCAGACAATTATTTACAGTCATTAGTAATTAACTTGgttaaaacataattttgtctTCTTAGTTGTACGTTTGAGGATGACTGCCAAGACTCCAACTGGTTGTCCATCCCTGATGACTTTCAACAGAAAATGGTCTCCTACAAACTTGTGAAGGACAGCACTGACCAGGTGCAGattatgtacatttttttaactgtaatcaTATGTGACTGTCACTTATTTCTCTTTCAAACACTCGTATCCCTTTCTTTCACAGATCACACTTACTATCCAGACACATCTGACTGTGGGCCAGGATGCGCTGTCTAACTTTGCCTGTCGATTCTTCCAAAATTCTAGGGAGCTTTGTAGGAGGGACAGCCCCCCTCCACAGTTCCCTCATTGCAAATGCATCCTTATAAATAACACACTTCCTGATGAAGGTGAGTGACTTATGATCAATAGAGCAGTCTGGTAAATCAATTACATGAAGTTCACACTGTCACAAGAATCACATAAAAAACATATGTATTGCTGAATATTCTGACCATATATCTGGCATCCactcttgttttcatttaacaggCCTGCATGTCAAAGTTACGATTGGACTTGGGATGACACAGTTGTTTAAACAACTCAAGATATCCAACTGTGCTGACATCAAGGGGCCACCAACTGCTGCCCTGTAAGTCCAAACCAAAGTAGAGAGATATGTTATAATGTAAATGATAGACAACAGAGCtgacaaatttgaaaaaaaaaagctgaaacacacagtcagtcagatgCATCAATGCTGAAATTATTAGGTCGTAGAATATGTCAAATGAGCTTTGAGTGGATATTTATGGAAACTGGGGCACAAGGTATAGCACGAAATGTCATGCTTGCAGTGATCTGAAAGTCAGCCAGTtgggaaaacaaagcaaaacaatcatACATACAATTATAGatacaaacatttttgaaacatttcGAGCCCTGCCTGTGGGCTGGAATGAACCATCAAGAGTGAATGGAACaatgaaatatctttttttttccaaaactgGCACCAAATTAATAACTTGGAAGACTTTTGTTATGGCTGAAGAATGGGTAAGAGCTGCACCCAAAACTTCAGGTAATGAGAACCTCCACTGAGAACCCAGCTGTAAGGTTCCAGataaaaatcaatcaagtgGGACATGCAGCAGGTGTTTGCAGCCCAGTAGGGAAAATGGATGTTAGGTAAAATCTTTAGCAGAGTGTTATTGCACCACTAACCGGAAGTTATAGTAAATTTTTTGATGATATTTAAGAAAAGTACAGTATCAgtatcttgttgtttttgtggtggATTGCAATCAGCAGTATGGTTTTCTCATCAGATGTCGGCAGTGTATTGAGGCTGGGTGTCTGTGGAGCAAAAACAGCTGCTCCTGGGAAGATCAAGGAGAGAGGAAGGTAATTgcctgtttttctgtatttgtctaACGTCGGCTCTTCCAGACTTCATACGAGCTGTACATGTATGTTGTGTCTAGCTAACGTTAACACTGTCCGTCTTCAAAATTTAAACACATTGCAAATAACTTCGCTGAGGACAGGGTGACTGATTGAGTGCAGTTTACTAGGCTGACTGTGACATctaatttctatttttatttctgcatgttAATCAAACATATCAAGCATGTACATTAGGCTGTAGTATTTAGTAGTAGCTGTTGAAATATAcctcagattattttttttagtacTATTCCAGTATTTGAACTATGAATCAACTCTTAATAGTACATTTACAGTGACAAGTACACTTGTCTTCCTCTCACTTCCTTCTGCAGGACAGTGTTTGTCAAATGATGGAGTCAAGGATGAACGTTTCTGTGAGTCGATACCTCACTTCTCATACACGTTCTTCACCATTCAGTAGAGACATCAGTAAAAGGTAACATATGAAATACTgattgtctttttgtgtttgttttcctgtcagggACCAGAgatcttctccatctctcctaGTGTTGTGTCTTTCTATGGCAGAAACCATGCGGTGCTGTCTGGTCGTAACCTTCATAGTGTGACCAGAGTGAGGATCCAAGGGGATATGGACTGTAAACCACAAGAGTGAGTCTTGTTTACATGCAACTTGGATTATGCTTTTGCCAtaaatgacatttcagagaTGGCaactggaaatggaaatgtcaCCAATATTCAGAATTGAGGTATCCTATAGTCAATACTCCATGTGCACTGTTCTTCACTAAAGCTGGAAATTGGATGTTTGATGTAAAATAAGGTTCTGCTACACAGAGATAATTCGGGAGATTTTCTGTGAGGTTATTGTGTGGGTGTTACCAGTTATGTGGTTCACACATGCTAAGATTATGAATTTCAGTTTGGTGTTACAGTAATTCAGATACCGAGAAGCTGATTTGTCGGATGTCCCATTTTTATATTCAGGAAGGCCTCAAAAGTGAAACTGGCAACTTGAAACTAAAGCTGAGTGTACGTCTGCTTTAGGGATTGAAAATTTTAAGATAATACAGCACGCTCTCAGTTATGTTTGAATGATTTGACCAGGTtttaacacacaaatatttaGCTGTATGCTATGTTGGAGGTATTCTctatgtcattatttatttatttatatttagatAATCTGTGTTGCAATAGCAGTACAATTATCATTCGAAGGTGTTCAGCTTATGAGACATGATCTTGATTAGATGGTGAAACTGATGTTTAATTGTACTGAGGCAGGTTTTGCTGCTAtgcttcttctgcttttctacataatgttgttttgatgttctGTATGGCTCAGTACCCGAAAAGTGTTGAGCTCAGTAAAACTAattgcttttctctctgtgtcatcCTGTGTGTTGTGGTCAGATTTAATGTATGGAGCAACACTGGTGTGAACCTGACATTTCACATCCCCCGTGCTGACAGTAAAGGTGTGGTCAAAGTGTGCGTTCTGCTTGCAGATGGTAGTTGCCATGGCAACGCTAAAATCACCTACCGGTCATCACCATCTTGCACCTACATTGCACCAAGCAGCACCTGGGCCAGGTATGACAGCATTTGCTGGCTTTTTCCCCCCTTACACAAACTTGCTAACTTTGATGGACAAAGCTTTTGTGACAATAAAACAGGACTGAGTCAACTTCTCTCTAAGAATGATTAGATGATTGTGACAATGTGAAAGGTGAAATCATTCAGATACAGCAGCTACTGTGCTGTAGAAAATGTGTcaacaaacatcacagttttGGTGTCAGTTTCTCCAAATCACACGCTGTGGATATACATCAGtgataaaagatttttaaaattgattcTTTAATATTGCAGATGCTCTCAACAGCACTGGCAACACCAAAAgcaatcaaaaatgaaaacttgaacAGGCTACTTCCTTTTGCTTACAGCAACTTAAAATCacacttctgcttttttttctgtttttgctcctTAACCAAGCAAGCAACGACATGTAAGTCAAGATATTTTAAGGGTGTTGCAACAAATTAGGTGTATATAgctcaaacatacacagaaaaataatctccAGATATTAATTTGTCACAATTATGTGTGATAAAGAGGTGACAAAGTATTCGGCAATTTTATCCTGAACATCAACACGTATCGTGGCTTGTCACGATACATTTTGGGAGAGGTTCACTGGTAGGGTGGTAAACTTTGAAGCTTCACAGGGGCCACATGTAGgtaatatttatataaaacCAAATGCTTGCCCTGAATCTAATCTGTATTAACTTTTCactcctctgattggctgctgctcTGGGTCCTGCAGTGGGAAAAGGAAGATCACACTCGTGGGATCTCACCTTGAGTTTGTTGAAGGCATAATACACAGCCCCGCCTTTCAGGAAGTCAGTCTTCCCAGAAACAACAACTATCAGGTTGGTTTCTAGACATGCACAACATTCCATTATACAGTTATCTTAAATTAATTATGAAACATCATATCATGCTGCATCATGGTATAATGTAACATTGTATCACAACAAATTACACTATATTAAATCATGTGGTATCACATTGTCTCGCGTAATCTTCTAGTACTGTGTCATGCAGCACAATGTTTCATCACATTACACTGCATAATCATCACTTGTGTACGTATGAAGCATGTCACATATTATGTCCTGCTTTTTTCTATTACATGTCACATCATGCTTTTGTGATGCTGGAGTATGACATATTACATCATCTGGAAACACTTTTATGCCAGTTGATATTGTGTTGTATTtaacactgaatgttttttgaaTTCTCTACAGAATCTCACTTACGACACACCTGCAATGGGGACTGTTGAGAATTTTATAAGCAATGTGTTTCTGAAAGTAGCCAATGAAACGTTGATCTGCCCCATGACAATAACTTACTATCCAGAACCTGAGTTCACCAGCTTCGCAACCACAAGGACAGGAGATGATGTCCGCATCATCATACAGGTAATGCAGTTTTGtagcacatgcaaacaaatacaGGACGAGAATACACAAGCATTTGTGAGCATTTGTTTCTATTATCACTTCAGAAAATGGCAGACAAACTGGACATGACAATAGCCGAGTTGTCAGTGTGGGGCATTCAGGATGGAAAAAAATACCCCTGCATCATGGTAGCCAAAGAAACCAGCGATGGGACTGACTTCTTCACCTGTCGAATTCAAAACATGCCTTATGCTATGTTTCAGCAGTTAATGGTAAATCTTTTATTCAATCTAGACCGATACTATAGAGCATGACAACATAAACTTCATTGTGATTGTAGGCAGGATAAATTCTGTGTGATTTAAATTCTGTCTTTAATAGCAgtgctgtcattgtttttccAGATTACATATGGTGACAAGACAGTTACACTCTGGCTGCCAGGTTTATTACATCGGCTCCTTCTGATAATCCGCATTCTCTTGATACCCTTTATTCCTGTTGGTAAGTGCTGACACAAAACAGGCATAGGGTTGTCAGAATGAGCTCAAGCCTGGAGTGATATGGCAACAATATATAAGTGAGCTTGCAGAGAAAAAATGTTAAGCTGTTGAAAAGCACctcaaaaaatattatttattggCAGTTTTGATCCAAAATCTCTGGTATTAgccttaaaaacacattttatggattaagttttacttttctgtctgtttggtCTAAACCATATGCGTCTCATATGGTATGCTACGaagctcatttcatatagatctattattattgttactaatggTCCGCCAATATGAATATTGAtactgataacacacaaactacagatcccataatgcagcgcaactgccgccttgccttactattggctacctgggaacattcccgCGTCAATCAAATTGAGCTCTATTTCCGTACATACAACCGAGTCTGTTGGTTTTGTTGGGATAGCTtgctcttttattattattttcaacacaacaacaacgtatctacttgcgcaattagcgcactgctccctcctgtcggaAAGCGGTCACGACACGCCCATTTGTGCCGCCCCGGGATCGAAAGGGTGATGTAGTGGATTGGGAAAACCGCAGTTCATTGTGGGCTTTGTAGGCAACTGAAAAGTGCGTTTACGCCGGCTACATGCATGgtgctgctcttgtgttttgttgttttgtttcaacaagttaaaacgtGGTGccaacgtgctgtgtcgttaactgccacaatcgttcacatgatcgcttcggtaaaacaaacgatcgggtgagttttttttctcatttcctacgtgcACGCAAACCCAAGGACCTCAgatctgtgagctaacgaggagtagcagccgtgagacgaccaaacatcactttcagcacaatcacccgacacatgttggtgtgttcacattttcacactggtgttggtggtgtttttctgaaagtaaaatgaatggctgcttttttctgtttatccgtaacatgtcattgatatgtcaaGCACAGGAAAATCTCatctgctacttgctcatatggcgacaaacaccaggcctacacttttacaaagaaagttaataaaactatccttgatgatgatgtagttcgctagcaatatatgaaactatattccaattactttaattgagccaCAAGAAGTCCTTTGTGAGACCATGCCATTTAttcaagcaataatgtctgaacacttcttatgttagtcttttcagtttattacaaacattcttgtgagaaaggccctttttttcaaggttttttgcagcatgttcgTGTTTTGACAAGAGATTTTAGAGATTTATATGAgatttatatatgtatatatatataccggTACACTAACGTTCAAAAGTTTGGGGTCACTTAGAAATTTccttattttttaaagaaaatcacagtttttttcagtgaagATAACTTTAAACCAATCACAAATACACTCTATGCATTGCTAATGTGGTAAATGACTATTCTACCTGCAAATGTGTGGTTTTTGGTGCAACATCTACATAAATGTATAGGGGCCCATTTTCAGCAACTATCACTCTAGTGTTCTAATGGTACAGTGTGTTTGCTCATTGCATCAGAAGGCTAATGGATGATTAGAAAACCCTTGTGCAATCAGGTGTGCAAAATGTTAGCACAAAACAGCTTAGCTAATTAAATAAGCTATAAAACTGACCTTCCTTTGAACAGGTTGAGTATCTGGAGCATCACATTTGTGGGGTTGATTAAACGCTCAAAATGGCCAGAAAAAGAGAACTTTCATGTGAAACTCGACGGTTGTTCTTGTTCTTAGAAATGAAGGCTATTTCATGCGAGAAATTTCCAAGAAACTGAAGATTTCTTACAACGGTGTGTactacacaacacaaacaggctCTAACCAGAGTAGAAAGAGAAGTGGGAGGCCCTGCTGCACAACTGAGCAAGAAGATAAGTACATTAGAGTCTAGTTTGAGAAATAGATGCCTCACAGGTTCTCAACTGGCAGCTTCATTAAATAGTACCCACAAAACGCCAGTGTCTACATCTACAGTGAAGAGGCGACTCCGGGATGCTGGTCTTCAGGGCagagtggcaaagaaaaagccATATCTGAAACTggccaataaaagaaaaaatctatCACTCCATTTTGCAACGCCATGCCATACCCTGTGGACAGCGCTTGATTGGAGCCAATTTTATCCTacagcaggacaatgacccaaagcacaCTTCAACATTGTGCAAGAACTATTTAGAGAAGAGGCAAGCAGCTGGTATTCTATCTGTAATGGAGCGGCCAGCACAGTCACCAGATTTAAACCCCATTGAGCTATTGGTGGGAGCAGCTTGACTGTATGGTACGCAAGAAGTGCCCATCCAGCCAATCCAACTTGTGGGAGGGGCTTCTAGAAGCGTGGGGTGAAATTTCTCCAGATTACCTCAACAAATTAACAGCTAGAATGCCAAAGGTCTGCAATGCTGTAATTGCTGCAAATGGAGGATTCTTTGACGAAAGCAAAGTTTGAAGggacaaattattatttcaaatacaaatcattatTTCTGACCTTGTCAATGtcaatattttctgttcattttacaacacaagGTGGTATATAAATGTGACTGttcatggaaaacacaaaatttgtCTCGGTGACCCCAAACGTTTGAATGGtagtgtatatacacacacatatatgcatataaatGAATTTTCTTCAATTAACCTTGCGTCATTGGTGATATAtattttggaatgatattcctgcctggttttattctgtatgtttaaaaatgggTTCAAAGTGTTCACTTTAGATCGGCCCGCAATTTAaagtgtgctttgagttttggcccactgtgcaactgagtttgacaccccgggtctaaacaaataaatgtgtttgtctttcagcgATGGTGATTATCTGTCGATGGCAAAAGATCACTGCTAACCATGCAGTGAAACGTCGCAAAGCTCAGCTCGCAGCTCAGGATGCCTCATCTTAATTGTGTAGATCCTCAAACCCCATTTCCCCTCTTAAAGTAAAGTTCGCTGTCTGGTCTCAAAATTATGTAAAAGGGAAGCAAACTGAAATATGCAGTGAGTGTCTTCCCGTAGTGTTTAGATTGGTGTAAGTGCCATCAGAGTTTTCTTCCAACCTCCCCTTGAGAGATCAGTGAGGTACGCTAgttatgtgtttctttatgttaTGTATATAATGCTTGAATATGCTAATTTGTTAGCTCATTTGAATGTTAGTAACGTGACAGTGAGTGTGTTAATCAGTGAGCCTTAGAGTTGCTGGTAAgcagattttgttacttttttgttaCAAGGATAACTGTATCTCTCTGTttagtcttcatgctaagctgaGCTAACCAACCACTATTTCtaacttcatatttactgtacaggaTTGAGAGTGGTGTCAGTCATTTCATCTAACTACCCTCCAGAAAGCAAATAgttttttcccatttcccatAATTAAAAGACAGTATACAGGCATGTGAAAAAATTAGGACATCTTATGAAAtcctgtgtattttaaaatatatttggacATATGGGTAGTTAATGTCAATTTTAATTAAACTCAGGGATCCAAGTAATATaactaaacaataaaaaaataagaaaagcctttttaaaactttctgtaaaatttaattaaaaaataatgcaatTTCTGGTGAGGAATAAATTAGGACACCCCCTATATTATCCctcttaaaatgttgaaaatccCAAACAGGTGCATCACGTCAGGTGCACATGATTAGTACATCGTTACCCAGCATTTGAATGGAGCCTTGCCCTATTTAAACCTCAGATTTAGTTTGGTGTGGCCCTGACAGTTGAGATGTTGAGGTGAGCGCCATGGTGAGGTCTAAAGAGCTTCCTGATGCCCTCAGAAAGAAGATTGTGGCCGCTTACGAGTCTGGtaaaggatttaaaaagatttcaaaagaaTTTAACATCAGCCATTCCACCATTCGCAAAATTATTTACAAGTGGAGGACATTTAAAACAACTGCCACCATGCCAAGATCTGGCCGTCCGGGCAAGTTTACCCCCAGAGCAGAACGCAAGATGCTCAAAGAGGTCCTGAAAAATCCTAAAGTGTCATCAAGGGAATTACAGCAGGTTCTGGCAACTGTCGATGTGAAAGTGCATGACTCTACGATCAGAAAGAGACTGCACAAGTGTGACTTGCATGGGAGGTGTGCAAGGAAGAAACCTTTGCTCTCTAAAAAAAACCATCAAGGCCAGACTGAAGTTTGCCAGAGAGAACATAGACAAAGACCACGACTTCTGGAATAAGGTTCTTTGGACAGATGAGTCTAAAATTGAATTATTTGGACACCAGAACAGAAGACATGTTTGGCGTAAACCAAATACAGCCTTCCAAGAAAAGAACCTCATACCAACTGTAAAGCATGGAGGGGGCAGTGTCATGGTTTGGGGTTGCTTTGCTGCAGCAGGACCTGGCCAGCTCACCATCATAGAATCTACCATGAATTCTACTGTGTATCAGAGGGTGcttgaagaaaatgtgaaaccatctgtcaaaaaattaaagctgaagcGTAACTGGATACTGCAACAagacaatgacccaaagcatACCAGCAAATCCACCAAGGACTGgctaaaaaagaagaag
This Scatophagus argus isolate fScaArg1 chromosome 22, fScaArg1.pri, whole genome shotgun sequence DNA region includes the following protein-coding sequences:
- the LOC124053502 gene encoding plexin-C1-like — its product is MNHRCKKMILLPGLLLLLWGEPSRCLEEERVFEFNGALRQFAVATNTVYIATEDELYQLKHDLTLIQSLAQRGTLSAASRVEDQKFSRVSETDKWNATLSVNILLPFVVNETLISCGVVDNGCGYCELLDLKDISAVLYREHIQVGPPWRNSASVGFLVSVEKSSIETYIVAASQHHSNPPETSCSSGSDTVKLHNTNDKQRGLIFTHVGEFSRVAINSEDDINVEFVDGFQIDLIIYLFANLPSNDKSNKVRLIWLEGKGGKTATLQSLRGATLSISDGGKDSRLLASSAIPGGPPVLWSGVFSVDGGQTNTELVLFDISPDLTGDNDADPDFHSVPRSNKGKQTPKTLKPKKVLFKQNYMTSVLAVRQKGWVVFFIGTGDGQLIKLAVDKNYHTTCPMVLYRANDDRRVFPKIHLDQVDRKYVYVPFQNQMKRVPVSKCSTYTNVQHCWSAQDPYCVWCSSTRSCTFEDDCQDSNWLSIPDDFQQKMVSYKLVKDSTDQITLTIQTHLTVGQDALSNFACRFFQNSRELCRRDSPPPQFPHCKCILINNTLPDEGLHVKVTIGLGMTQLFKQLKISNCADIKGPPTAALCRQCIEAGCLWSKNSCSWEDQGERKDSVCQMMESRMNVSGPEIFSISPSVVSFYGRNHAVLSGRNLHSVTRVRIQGDMDCKPQEFNVWSNTGVNLTFHIPRADSKGVVKVCVLLADGSCHGNAKITYRSSPSCTYIAPSSTWASGKRKITLVGSHLEFVEGIIHSPAFQEVSLPRNNNYQNLTYDTPAMGTVENFISNVFLKVANETLICPMTITYYPEPEFTSFATTRTGDDVRIIIQKMADKLDMTIAELSVWGIQDGKKYPCIMVAKETSDGTDFFTCRIQNMPYAMFQQLMITYGDKTVTLWLPGLLHRLLLIIRILLIPFIPVAMVIICRWQKITANHAVKRRKAQLAAQDASS